In the Drosophila gunungcola strain Sukarami unplaced genomic scaffold, Dgunungcola_SK_2 000001F, whole genome shotgun sequence genome, one interval contains:
- the LOC128261583 gene encoding uncharacterized protein LOC128261583, producing the protein MSRVQKSAGSQHSPGGMVSYGSGIVFGGNVYPVLVDGVPMQPPMGAHQAAAQQRLQMQQRPMQIPPQKPIVSQRAHPTSHAPAGTYMTKQVQQSPLCHPGDVRMQQQQYHNFAMMQQLQVQLLQQRQQMQMAMGHPYSHYGQYNLQLQRNAGGDSGGWNGYAMMQPSDVNKPYSFSD; encoded by the coding sequence ATGTCTAGAGTGCAGAAGTCGGCTGGCAGTCAGCATTCGCCGGGCGGGATGGTCTCCTACGGCAGCGGTATCGTCTTCGGCGGGAACGTGTATCCGGTTCTGGTTGACGGAGTGCCCATGCAACCGCCCATGGGGGCTCATCAGGCGGCGGCCCAGCAGCGCCTGCAGATGCAGCAGCGGCCGATGCAGATCCCGCCGCAGAAACCCATTGTTTCCCAGCGGGCACATCCGACATCCCACGCTCCAGCAGGAACGTACATGACCAAACAGGTGCAGCAGAGCCCACTCTGTCATCCTGGTGATGTCAggatgcaacagcagcagtacCACAATTTCGCCATGATGCAGCAGCTTCAGGTGCAGCTTCTGCAGCAGCGACAGCAAATGCAGATGGCCATGGGCCATCCCTACAGCCATTACGGCCAATACAACCTGCAACTGCAGCGGAATGCGGGCGGTGATTCTGGCGGCTGGAACGGCTACGCCATGATGCAGCCATCGGATGTTAATAAGCCGTATTCGTTTAGCGACTGA
- the LOC128261345 gene encoding uncharacterized protein LOC128261345: MFPDDFDVEPFNPFNVGPPNSGARSEFKIPTCVTYPPPVFVAQRAYSQEAVGSASKKSLSRDSKPKLGQSQLGEVAISKAINEEMAVAKRQASAIHENGRIGAGGVSKEKLVEDAKSKASLRTLMPVRSSRQASGDGRSKSNPSSLDSSVASKASSADKPSQASISSKASNISQTSSSSAKLTPKYILKSPRPLELEKTESKVSHKTSEVISVEDRSFKPQKSDSGSQGSLVAKPSKSVSQDIQKDEATPSELGSKSAKTASSIAITKPKVNNSSVLPESKDGPLYIQSETALSYRQSLNQQAAEMAGRLNAGTENFRRYNSVARNHSIAVPQKLSQGDRMTFWFSDAVLS, from the coding sequence ATGTTTCCCGATGACTTCGACGTGGAACCCTTCAATCCGTTTAATGTGGGACCGCCCAACAGCGGAGCCCGCTCCGAATTCAAAATCCCCACCTGCGTTACGTATCCGCCCCCGGTTTTCGTAGCTCAGCGAGCATATTCGCAGGAGGCTGTAGGATCTGCCTCCAAGAAGTCGCTTTCCCGGGACAGCAAGCCGAAATTGGGCCAGTCACAGCTGGGTGAGGTGGCCATTTCCAAGGCCATCAACGAGGAGATGGCCGTGGCCAAGAGGCAGGCCTCGGCCATTCATGAAAATGGTCGCATTGGTGCAGGGGGTGTTTCCAAAGAAAAGCTAGTCGAGGATGCCAAGTCGAAGGCCTCGCTTCGCACCTTAATGCCAGTGCGGTCAAGTCGTCAGGCAAGTGGAGATGGCAGGTCCAAATCGAATCCATCCTCTTTAGACTCCAGTGTGGCTTCCAAGGCGAGTAGCGCTGACAAACCAAGTCAAGCCAGCATCTCTTCCAAAGCATCGAATATATCCCAGACAAGTTCTTCAAGCGCCAAGCTCACTCCCAAGTATATTTTGAAGTCTCCAAGACCCTTGGAACTAGAGAAAACTGAGTCAAAGGTATCGCACAAGACCTCAGAAGTAATCTCTGTCGAGGACAGATCTTTTAAGCCGCAAAAGTCTGATTCTGGCAGCCAAGGATCCCTGGTGGCAAAGCCTTCCAAATCTGTAAGTCAAGATATCCAAAAGGATGAAGCAACTCCCTCTGAACTTGGCTCCAAATCAGCCAAGACAGCCTCTTCGATCGCCATAACTAAGCCGAAAGTCAACAATTCAAGTGTACTCCCTGAATCCAAGGATGGGCCCCTCTATATTCAGTCTGAAACTGCCTTGTCCTACAGACAATCGCTCAATCAGCAGGCTGCCGAGATGGCAGGTCGCCTTAATGCCGGCACTGAAAACTTCAGGCGCTACAATTCAGTGGCACGGAATCACTCGATCGCCGTGCCACAAAAGCTGTCACAAGGGGATCGCATGACCTTCTGGTTCAGCGATGCTGTCCTCTCTTAA